The following nucleotide sequence is from Vicinamibacterales bacterium.
CCGCGCAACCGGGTCGATCGCCGTGCGGATCCACCCCAGAGCGCTGGTCGTCCGCGTACCATGATCGAGCCGCTGATCGAGGCGGCAAAGGCCGGGGACGAGCGGCAGGTGCGGGCGCTCGCAGCCGCGAACGCGGCGCTGCTTTCGGCCCGGCTCCCCTCGGGAGAATCCCCGATCATCGCGGCGCTCTACCGTGGCCACCATCACGTCGTGGCGGCGCTCGTCGAGCTCGGCGCGCCGCTCGACGTCTTTGCCGCCGCCGCAACCGGCCATCTCGGGGAACTCGGGCGCGCTCTGCAGGATCCGGCGGCCGCGAACGCGTTCGCCTTCGACGGCTGGTCGCCGCTTCACCTGGCCGCGTTCTTCGGACAGCTGGAGGCCGCCAGCCTTCTGCTCGACGCGGGTGCGGACGTTCACGCCGTCTCGCGCAACAGCATGAAGAATACGCCGCTGCACGCCGCCGCGGCGGGGAAGCACCAGCGCCTCGCCCGGCTGCTGCTCGCCCGAGGAGCGAGCGCCGACACCGCGGACGCCGGCGGGTTCACACCGGCGGCGATCGCGCTGGAGAACGGGCTCGAGCTAGAAGACCGGTAGGTAGGGCTGGAGCAGCCGCACGATCAGCGTCAGTTGTCCGGTCATGATCAACACGCCGATCACCACCAGCAGCGCGCCGGACGTGAGCTCGATCGCGTGATAGTAGCGGCGGATCTTCCTGGCCGCGCCGAAGAACTGATTGATCGCCAGCGAGGTGATGAGG
It contains:
- a CDS encoding ankyrin repeat domain-containing protein, with amino-acid sequence MIEPLIEAAKAGDERQVRALAAANAALLSARLPSGESPIIAALYRGHHHVVAALVELGAPLDVFAAAATGHLGELGRALQDPAAANAFAFDGWSPLHLAAFFGQLEAASLLLDAGADVHAVSRNSMKNTPLHAAAAGKHQRLARLLLARGASADTADAGGFTPAAIALENGLELEDR